In the Acidovorax sp. A79 genome, one interval contains:
- a CDS encoding helix-turn-helix domain-containing protein — protein sequence MSTRTTVLSSCVNVGILWGRDSIASTATAVVDALRAMNMLAAMRPGGAQPALRWFWLPMPHEGDATPPPVPAGGDGSQGPLHVVVIPGWLVPTGPQLREVSSRYSQHFGAMLHSHLRGGGRALALFNGSSLLAHCGLLAGRKAALPWVFAPSIVLQSSESGPAAADGAPPADVVWQREQAWQRDGALWTTASLQDTLPAVLDLLGHTPAAELAQAAMHALLFDRERQLTATAAMETPTGHPLAAGALELARRWLQAHRNEPYSLQATARAAATSPRTLLRWFAQVHGESPQDYLHRLRIAQAQALLQTTYLTVEDVAQQCGYSDTGSFRKVFARVCGVTPGAYRQRFKLRTSRKQWLARQAPPGADSAGEA from the coding sequence ATGTCCACCCGCACCACCGTCCTTTCGTCCTGCGTGAATGTGGGCATCCTCTGGGGGCGCGACAGCATTGCCAGCACGGCCACCGCGGTGGTGGACGCCCTGCGTGCCATGAACATGCTGGCCGCCATGCGGCCCGGTGGCGCGCAGCCCGCGCTGCGCTGGTTCTGGCTGCCGATGCCGCATGAGGGCGATGCCACCCCGCCCCCCGTGCCAGCAGGGGGCGATGGCTCGCAAGGCCCTCTGCACGTGGTCGTCATCCCCGGCTGGCTGGTGCCCACGGGGCCCCAGTTGCGCGAGGTCAGCAGCCGCTACAGCCAGCACTTCGGCGCCATGCTGCACAGCCACCTGCGCGGGGGCGGCAGGGCCCTGGCGCTGTTCAACGGCTCCAGCCTGCTGGCCCACTGCGGGTTGCTGGCGGGGCGCAAGGCGGCGCTGCCGTGGGTGTTCGCGCCGTCCATCGTGCTGCAGTCCAGCGAGAGCGGGCCGGCTGCCGCCGATGGAGCGCCTCCTGCCGACGTGGTGTGGCAGCGGGAGCAGGCCTGGCAACGCGATGGCGCCCTGTGGACCACGGCATCCCTGCAGGACACCCTCCCAGCCGTGCTGGACCTGCTCGGCCACACGCCCGCCGCCGAACTGGCGCAGGCGGCAATGCACGCGCTGCTGTTCGACCGGGAGCGGCAGCTGACGGCCACCGCCGCCATGGAAACCCCCACCGGCCATCCGCTGGCCGCGGGCGCCCTGGAGCTGGCGCGGCGCTGGCTGCAGGCCCACCGCAACGAACCCTACAGCCTGCAGGCCACGGCCCGCGCCGCTGCCACCAGTCCGCGCACCTTGCTGCGCTGGTTTGCCCAGGTGCATGGCGAAAGCCCCCAGGACTACCTGCACCGCCTGCGCATCGCCCAGGCGCAGGCGTTGCTGCAGACCACCTACCTGACCGTGGAAGATGTGGCGCAGCAATGCGGCTACAGCGACACGGGCAGCTTTCGCAAGGTGTTCGCCCGCGTGTGCGGGGTGACGCCGGGGGCCTACCGCCAGCGCTTCAAGCTGCGCACTTCGCGCAAGCAGTGGCTGGCGCGGCAGGCCCCGCCCGGGGCCGACAGCGCAGGAGAAGCCTGA